From a single Brassica oleracea var. oleracea cultivar TO1000 chromosome C5, BOL, whole genome shotgun sequence genomic region:
- the LOC106343542 gene encoding uncharacterized protein LOC106343542 isoform X2 — protein MTFKEIRQAFGLKDLEESSIPIPYDATREENIAKMVWKVLAGKSRKASRDKNASIRHPSVRYLHRLIVHTIFPRKEPGTINDEELQLLHQTVQHYAHPSQLPLVSTDFYKNFGVVGFFVKRLIHYKEWASTTSDSEPQIGIDGLITPLLKFKDISLEDDPIGPAFMDGSYLKKPQYSSERFEGTYVYSYLQSTKEVEVLLPNWNLTSLTRPGAISFDIGEEHLLGPHGPLGPMRSPKKKKTADRCDVFQKNTFG, from the coding sequence ATGACCTTCAAGGAGATTAGACAAGCATTTGGTCTTAAAGATTTGGAGGAATCATCCATCCCCATACCTTATGATGCAACTAGGGAGGAGAACATTGCCAAAATGGTTTGGAAGGTGTTGGCGGGGAAGAGTCGCAAAGCCAGCCGCGACAAGAACGCTTCCATTCGCCATCCTTCCGTGCGCTATCTCCACCGGTTGATTGTCCACACCATTTTCCCAAGGAAAGAACCAGGAACTATTAATGATGAGGAACTACAACTTCTTCACCAAACCGTCCAACATTATGCTCACCCATCTCAGTTGCCTCTTGTCAGCACTGATTTCTACAAGAATTTTGGAGTGGTGGGATTCTTTGTGAAACGACTCATCCACTACAAAGAGTGGGCTTCGACAACAAGTGACTCGGAACCTCAGATTGGAATTGATGGCTTGATAACTCCATTGCTTAAGTTCAAGGATATATCCTTAGAAGATGATCCAATTGGTCCCGCTTTCATGGATGGAAGCTACTTGAAGAAACCTCAGTACTCCAGTGAAAGATTCGAGGGAACTTATGTCTACTCTTACCTACAGTCTACAAAGGAGGTTGAAGTGCTTCTCCCAAATTGGAACCTCACGAGTTTGACGCGGCCAGGAGCTATTAGCTTTGATATTGGGGAAGAGCACCTCCTTGGACCCCATGGTCCTCTAGGCCCCATGAGATCTCCCAAGAAGAAGAAGACTGCAGATAGATGTGATGTGTTCCAAAAAAACACTTTCGGTTAA
- the LOC106343545 gene encoding uncharacterized protein LOC106343545, which yields MIGIDEIDSEEDSDEEELANFVAFIGITEFVEGETDTDDDQSSVDGDDGIDYQELCQTVVQIGKENLCLKKEKSWLEDTVINLRKELDDERKKEAYTSDLKKENERLVVQIEVLEKQVKNEKARSSDLNAKLEHHYKTVRMLIGSKELDKILSLGRQDQTPRGLGYTGYGKSDT from the coding sequence ATGATCGGAATTGATGAGATAGACTCAGAAGAAGACAGCGATGAAGAGGAGCTGGCTAATTTCGTAGCATTCATTGGCATCACAGAGTTCGTGGAAGGGGAAACTGACACTGATGATGATCAGTCAAGCGTAGACGGTGATGATGGAATTGACTACCAAGAACTATGTCAGACAGTGGTTCAGATTGGTAAGGAGAATCTGTGTCTCAAAAAGGAGAAAAGCTGGTTGGAAGACACGGTGATAAATCTCAGAAAAGAACTCGATGATGAAAGAAAAAAAGAGGCATATACCTCAGATCTAAAAAAGGAGAATGAGCGGCTTGTTGTCCAAATTGAAGTACTAGAGAAACAAGTGAAAAACGAGAAGGCCCGATCGTCTGACTTAAATGCCAAACTGGAACATCATTACAAGACTGTCAGGATGCTCATTGGGTCAAAGGAACTTGATAAAATCTTGAGTCTAGGAAGACAGGATCAGACTCCTAGAGGTCTAGGATACACTGGGTATGGAAAGAGTGATACATGA
- the LOC106343542 gene encoding uncharacterized protein LOC106343542 isoform X1, giving the protein MENYHELVSSTRVMLDRSNYGLWKSRMRSIIRGIDAMAWKSVTTGWSKPKVKDENGVESNKEEKHWTETVLKMAKFNSRALSAIHASVTKNHFELIQGCETAKEAWEILQTHFEGTSKVKSSRLYYLASNFENLKMGEHESVEEFSSQLSGIAQESLILGKKYKDMKLVKKFLRCLPSKYTAYKAAMSISLNTDDLSFDEVVGMLRAHEMEIDGGKKGKGVALVSQELDEKEDNDDPVGMLVRRFDKVLRRAESGQRRGSTSRRAAEGEKRTSESQKND; this is encoded by the coding sequence ATGGAGAACTATCATGAGCTGGTGTCAAGCACAAGGGTGATGTTAGATAGATCAAACTATGGACTTTGGAAGTCACGGATGAGATCTATCATTCGAGGGATTGATGCCATGGCGTGGAAGTCTGTGACAACTGGATGGTCAAAACCAAAGGTCAAGGACGAGAATGGTGTTGAATCCAATAAAGAAGAAAAACATTGGACCGAGACGGTACTCAAGATGGCAAAGTTCAACTCCAGAGCACTTTCGGCTATACATGCCAGTGTTACGAAGAATCATTTTGAGCTGATTCAGGGATGTGAGACAGCCAAGGAAGCATGGGAAATACTTCAAACTCACTTTGAAGGAACATCAAAAGTGAAGAGCTCACGATTGTATTATCTAGCTTCCAATTTTGAGAATCTCAAAATGGGAGAACATGAGTCAGTTGAAGAATTCAGCTCACAACTCAGTGGCATAGCTCAGGAATCCTTGATACTGGGAAAGAAGTACAAGGATATGAAGCTGGTCAAGAAGTTCCTAAGGTGTCTACCATCTAAGTATACTGCGTACAAGGCAGCTATGTCAATCTCTCTAAACACAGATGACCTAAGCTTTGATGAAGTGGTGGGGATGCTAAGAGCACATGAAATGGAGATTGACGGAGGAAAGAAAGGAAAGGGAGTCGCATTGGTATCACAAGAATTAGATGAAAAAGAAGATAACGATGATCCAGTAGGTATGCTAGTCAGACGGTTCGACAAAGTCCTTCGTAGAGCCGAATCAGGTCAGAGAAGAGGAAGTACATCACGACGTGCTGCAGAAGGTGAGAAACGAACATCTGAGTCACAAAAGAACGATTAG
- the LOC106343542 gene encoding uncharacterized protein LOC106343542 isoform X3, with product MGRKDQHKIETEKQKLAKQETARHGKPLTSESTTGGTSRQQALAAKKRDGKQVVTAEGVDASGRRSASSKRSKEPKDKGIALPQEEKNEDITEGDQAPLKKAKVSKGKKVDTERNRTKISTEDELYGHLKNGVLWPPTRFADIKIMEELEIGDNIMQMLEHMNMQSFSTMAYPTYEDESC from the coding sequence ATGGGGAGAAAGGATCAACACAAGATAGAGACCGAGAAACAAAAACTTGCCAAGCAAGAGACTGCTAGACATGGGAAGCCTTTAACCTCTGAATCTACAACGGGAGGAACTTCTAGGCAACAAGCCTTGGCAGCAAAGAAGAGAGATGGCAAGCAGGTTGTAACTGCCGAGGGAGTAGATGCTAGTGGTAGACGATCAGCCTCTTCCAAGAGGTCTAAGGAGCCAAAGGACAAGGGGATAGCTCTTCCTCAAGAGGAGAAAAATGAAGACATCACTGAAGGAGACCAAGCTCCCCTCAAGAAAGCCAAAGTGTCTAAAGGGAAGAAGGTTGATACTGAGAGGAATAGAACCAAGATATCAACTGAAGATGAGCTATATGGGCATTTGAAGAATGGTGTGTTGTGGCCTCCAACTCGATTTGCGGATATCAAAATTATGGAAGAGTTGGAGATAGGTGACAACATTATGCAAATGTTGGAGCACATGAACATGCAGAGCTTCTCCACTATGGCCTACCCTACCTATGAAGACGAGTCATGTTAG